A genomic window from Silene latifolia isolate original U9 population chromosome Y, ASM4854445v1, whole genome shotgun sequence includes:
- the LOC141629648 gene encoding uncharacterized protein LOC141629648: MLERGFIPRFSAPGMVPPRPHQQASQVATTPSPSGAVVTEEGALTPLPGMPTHNVSFHPKCTKLGLTHLIFADDLMIFTRGDVPSVTAVLETLNDFSNWSGLSANTNKTDIYFGGVTDDIKHQILLHTGFSEGTFPFRYLGIPLHSSRNSFDNYGALINKIQTQLHHWTTNFFSYAGRAQLLHSVIFCLTYFWCATVLLPKNVVKLINKLCKNFFWNQEDGHRKLVFKSWSDICSPWNEGGVDIKELLSWNKVVLAKWIWTLDSQQEGLWSTWTTAYYFSTDTIWSIKSKDHLSESLKSIIAVREEILCHAHSPVAASNLVHSWTLTGKFNIAKAYHWFRKHKPILDWAPALHHQFVIPSHRVLTTLALQHKLATLGNLACRGLHLVNWCILCKGSLETHEHIFSTCSFTQENWQGIYTWLGLTGRSTIPTAELIWCGAKQHSRHWKNGWIRSSIAATYYQIWHERNARIFQGVEHTEAQVLHIIRFNVSARISHRVTSAAYDQAIQRLILF; the protein is encoded by the exons ATGCTGGAAAGAGGATTCATCCCTCGTTTCTCGGCGCCTGGTATGGTGCCACCCAGGCCGCATCAGCAGGCTAGTCAGGTGGCTACTACTCCCAGCCCTTCTGGGGCTGTTGTTACGGAAGAGGGCGCTCTTACCCCTTTACcagggatgcccacg CACAATGTCTCTTTTCACCCTAAGTGCACTAAGCTTGGCCTTACTCATCTAATTTTCGCTGATGACCTTATGATCTTTACAAGGGGTGATGTGCCATCTGTAACTGCAGTCTTGGAAACTCTCAATGACTTCTCTAACTGGTCTGGCTTGTCTGCTAATACTAACAAGACTGATATATACTTTGGAGGGGTGACTGATGATATTAAACACCAAATTCTCCTGCATACTGGTTTTTCTGAGGGTACTTTCCCTTTCAGATATCTTGGCATTCCTTTGCACAGCTCCAGAAACTCTTTTGATAATTATGGTGCATTGATTAACAAGATTCAGACTCAGTTGCATCACTGGACTACTAATTTCTTCTCTTATGCTGGAAGAGCTCAGCTCTTGCACTCTGTTATTTTTTGTCTCACTTATTTCTGGTGTGCCACTGTTTTGCTACCTAAGAATGTAGTGAAACTCATTAACAAGCTTTGTAAAAACTTCTTCTGGAATCAAGAGGATGGGCATAGGAAATTAGTCTTTAAAAGCTGGTCTGATATTTGTTCTCCCTggaatgaaggaggggtggacaTAAAGGAGCTGCTTTCCTGGAACAAAGTTGTGCTAGCCAAATGGATCTGGACTCTTGATTCTCAGCAGGAAGGGTTATGGTCTACCTGGACTACAGCTTACTATTTTTCTACTGATACAATCTGGAGCATCAAATCTAAAGATCATCTCTCTGAGAGCTTAAAAAGCATCATAGCTGTTAGAGAGGAGATTCTATGCCATGCTCACTCTCCTGTAGCAGCTAGTAATCTTGTCCATTCTTGGACCCTCACGGGCAAGTTCAATATTGCAAAAGCTTATCACTGGTTTCGAAAGCACAAGCCTATTCTTGACTGGGCACCTGCACTGCATCATCAGTTCGTCATCCCTAGCCATAGAGTTCTCACTACTTTGGCTTTACAACATAAACTTGCTACTCTTGGTAATCTTGCTTGCAGGGGTCTTCATCTGGTAAATTGGTGTATTCTCTGTAAAGGCAGCCTAGAGACCCATGAACATATCTTCTCTACATGCTCTTTTACTCAGGAAAATTGGCAGGGCATCTACACTTGGCTAGGTCTGACGGGTAGGTCTACTATTCCTACAGCTGAACTCATTTGGTGTGGTGCAAAGCAACATTCTAGACATTGGAAGAATGGTTGGATTAGAAGCAGCATTGCGGCTACATACTATCAGATTTGGCATGAACGAAATGCTCGCATTTTCCAGGGGGTGGAACATACTGAAGCTCAAGTTCTACATATTATTCGTTTCAATGTTAGTGCTAGAATTTCTCATAGAGTCACTAGTGCAGCTTATGATCAGGCTATTCAACGACTGATCTTATTTTAG
- the LOC141629647 gene encoding uncharacterized protein LOC141629647, with product MKISSWNIRGRNDPIKQQEVLEFLRLHQVDIMGVLDTRIKEKKAKKVIHNKFKACKVICNYNAHVNGRIWLVWKPTTVDIHPLIIHSQFIHCEVFHHATYTKFHLTMIYASNNARARDDLWHNLRTISTQVHKWILLGDFNVVRDVTERISNTPPNLADILDCNSCLLHCGVADITSTGCEMTWTNKQDIDTLVWSKLDRALTNVGSGNFSILLPLLSSFRRGIRSLPYSCYLSLRISISGSRFSFLNSLDKPPDYHDPVNEAWREPVQGSLIFTLFGKLKHVKKRLKALHKENFNQISQRVHTARDQLSDCQIAIHEDFSSTDLYEKERELMATYLALKAAESTILKQKAKLDHISYNDSSSKYFSARIHERQQNNLLAILKIKMEMRELSHPTSPIDVAFIQASPCVPEDDIAGLIKPIGADEIRAVVFSIGSDKSPVRWILFAFFKASRDIVGPDIRKAIQAYFKNGR from the exons ATGAAAATCTCTTCTTGGAACATCAGAGGTAGGAATGATCCCATCAAGCAACAGGAAGTTCTTGAATTCTTAAGACTTCATCAGGTGGACATTATGGGTGTTTTGGATACCAGAATTAAAGAAAAGAAAGCTAAAAAGGTTATTCATAACAAATTTAAAGCTTGTAAAGTGATTTGCAACTACAATGCTCATGTTAATGGTAGAATTTGGCTTGTCTGGAAACCTACCACTGTGGATATTCATCCCTTGATCATTCACTCCCAGTTCATCCATTGTGAGGTATTTCATCATGCTACCTACACTAAATTTCATCTCACCATGATTTATGCTAGCAATAATGCTAGAGCTCGTGATGATCTTTGGCACAATCTGCGTACTATCAGTACTCAGGTTCATAAGTGGATTCTTCTTGGTGACTTTAATGTTGTTAGGGATGTTACTGAGAGAATTAGTAATACCCCTCCTAATCTTGCTGATATCTTGGATTGCAACTCTTGTCTGCTGCATTGTGGGGTTGCTGACATTACTAGCACTGGTTGTGAGATGACTTGGACTAATAAGCAAGACATTGATACTCTTGTCTGGTCAAAATTGGATAGAGCTCTTACTAATGTTGGATCGGGCAACTTCAGTATCCTGCTACCTCTGCTGTCTTCCTTCCGCCGGGGTATCCGATCACTCCCCTATTCTTGTTACTTGTCTTTGAGGATAAGCATTTCGGGGTCCAGGTTTAGTTTTCTTAATTCTTTGGATAAACCACCCGACTATCATGATCCGGTAAATGAGGCCTGGAGGGAACCTGTTCAGGGCTCACTCATTTTTACTCTTTTTGgcaaattaaaacatgttaaaaaGAGACTGAAGGCTTTGCATAAGGAGAACTTTAATCAAATTTCTCAAAGAGTCCACACTGCTAGAGATCAATTATCTGACTGTCAGATAGCTATTCATGAAGACTTCTCTTCGACTGACCTCTatgaaaaggaaagagaactcaTGGCTACCTATCTTGCACTTAAGGCTGCTGAGAGCACTATTTTGAAACAAAAAGCTAAGCTTGATCACATTTCCTATAATGACTCCTCTTCTAAATATTTCTCTGCTAGAATTCATGAAAGACAGCAGAACAACTTATTGGCCATATTAAAGATAAAGATGGAAATGAGAGAATTG TCTCACCCTACTTCTCCCATTGATGTTGCCTTCATACAAGCCAGCCCTTGTGTGCCAGAGGATGATATTGCTGGGCTCATTAAACCCATTGGAGCTGATGAAATTAGAGCTGTTGTGTTTAGTATTGGGTCCGATAAGAGTCCAGTCCGATGGATTCTCTTCGCTTTCTTTAAGGCTTCCCGGGACATCGTTGGCCCCGACATTCGCAAAGCTATCCAAGCCTATTTTAAGAATGGCagatga